Proteins found in one Oncorhynchus mykiss isolate Arlee chromosome 3, USDA_OmykA_1.1, whole genome shotgun sequence genomic segment:
- the LOC110520332 gene encoding uncharacterized protein LOC110520332 isoform X1 encodes MSATYLRQLCLLHLVWCLGCWKVTEANPSKECEHGIVLTKGPGIQTDVGDMWRDQNEQQVQNVFKRFLFHYSKANSVGSIQHASHSVHPLMRLSPKLSQRRKKQLLLLVRILYLLNLNG; translated from the exons ATGAGCGCAACGTATCTGCGACAACTTTGCCTCCTTCATTTGGTCTGGTGCCTTGGATGTTGGAAGGTGACAG AAGCTAATCCCAGCAAAGAGTGTGAACATGGAATTGTTTTGACAAAG GGTCCTGGGATCCAGACTGATGTGGGAGATATGTGGAGAGATCAGAATGAG CAGCAAGTTCAGAATGTATTCAAAAGA TTCCTGTTCCACTATTCAAAGGCAAACTCAGTAGGCTCTATACAGCATGCG TCCCATTCAGTGCACCCATTGATGCGCCTGTCACCAAAACTGTCTCAGAGGAGAAAGAAGCAGCTCCTGCTTTTGGTAAGAATCCTGTACCTTTTAAACTTGAATGGTTAG
- the LOC110520332 gene encoding uncharacterized protein LOC110520332 isoform X3, which yields MSATYLRQLCLLHLVWCLGCWKVTEANPSKECEHGIVLTKGPGIQTDVGDMWRDQNEQVQNVFKRFLFHYSKANSVGSIQHASHSVHPLMRLSPKLSQRRKKQLLLLVRILYLLNLNG from the exons ATGAGCGCAACGTATCTGCGACAACTTTGCCTCCTTCATTTGGTCTGGTGCCTTGGATGTTGGAAGGTGACAG AAGCTAATCCCAGCAAAGAGTGTGAACATGGAATTGTTTTGACAAAG GGTCCTGGGATCCAGACTGATGTGGGAGATATGTGGAGAGATCAGAATGAG CAAGTTCAGAATGTATTCAAAAGA TTCCTGTTCCACTATTCAAAGGCAAACTCAGTAGGCTCTATACAGCATGCG TCCCATTCAGTGCACCCATTGATGCGCCTGTCACCAAAACTGTCTCAGAGGAGAAAGAAGCAGCTCCTGCTTTTGGTAAGAATCCTGTACCTTTTAAACTTGAATGGTTAG
- the LOC110520332 gene encoding neuromedin-U isoform X2: MSATYLRQLCLLHLVWCLGCWKVTEANPSKECEHGIVLTKGPGIQTDVGDMWRDQNEQQVQNVFKRFLFHYSKANSVGSIQHASHSVHPLMRLSPKLSQRRKKQLLLLKLRDLPEGVM, translated from the exons ATGAGCGCAACGTATCTGCGACAACTTTGCCTCCTTCATTTGGTCTGGTGCCTTGGATGTTGGAAGGTGACAG AAGCTAATCCCAGCAAAGAGTGTGAACATGGAATTGTTTTGACAAAG GGTCCTGGGATCCAGACTGATGTGGGAGATATGTGGAGAGATCAGAATGAG CAGCAAGTTCAGAATGTATTCAAAAGA TTCCTGTTCCACTATTCAAAGGCAAACTCAGTAGGCTCTATACAGCATGCG TCCCATTCAGTGCACCCATTGATGCGCCTGTCACCAAAACTGTCTCAGAGGAGAAAGAAGCAGCTCCTGCTTTTG AAGCTCCGGGATCTCCCTGAAGGTGTGATGTAA
- the LOC110520331 gene encoding phosducin-like protein 3, with amino-acid sequence MQDPNADTEWNDILRKKGVLPPKERTQDEVEEEALEKQIVLEQSSVVKTYESMTLDELDENEDDFSEEDEAAIEMYRQKRLAEWKATQIKNCFGEVVEISGQDYIKEVNKAGEGIWVVLHLYKQGVPLCTLINQHLSELARKFPQTKFLKSISTTCIPNYPDRNLPTIFVYHEGEMKAQYIGPLVFGGMNLKVEELEWRLSESGAVKTDLEENPKKQIEDKLMSSIRSTLPTRKDSDSEEN; translated from the exons ATGCAG GACCCTAATGCAGATACAGAGTGGAATGACATCCTGAGAAAGAAGGGGGTCCTTCCTCCCAAGGAGAGAACTCAGGATGAGGTTGAGGAGGAAGCTCTAGAGAAGCAGATAGTTCTTGAGCAGTCATCTGTTG TGAAAACCTATGAGAGCATGACTCTGGACGAGCTGGATGAGAACGAGGATGACTTCAGTGAAGAGGACGAGGCCGCCATCGAGATGTACAG ACAGAAGAGGCTTGCAGAATGGAAAGCCACCCAGATAAAGAATTGCTTCGGTGAAGTAGTGGAGATATCTGGGCAGGACTACATCAAGGAGGTGAACAAAGCTGGAGAGGGAATCTGGGTTGTGCTCCATCTCTACAAACAGGG AGTACCTCTGTGTACCCTGATAAACCAGCATCTATCAGAGCTGGCCAGGAAGTTCCCCCAGACCAAGTTCCTCAAGTCCATCTCCACCACCTGCATCCCAAACTACCCCGACCGCAACCTGCCCACAATATTTGTCTACCACGAGGGAGAGATGAAGGCACAGTACATCGGGCCTCTGGTATTCGGAGGCATGAACCTCAAAGTTGAAG AGCTGGAGTGGAGGTTATCGGAATCTGGCGCTGTCAAGACAGACCTGGAAGAAAACCCCAAGAAGCAGATTGAAGACAAGCTAATGTCGTCGATTCGATCCACTCTCCCCACACGGAAAGACAGTGACTCAGAAGAGAACTAG